In the genome of Ptychodera flava strain L36383 chromosome 13, AS_Pfla_20210202, whole genome shotgun sequence, one region contains:
- the LOC139148075 gene encoding transmembrane protein 208-like, giving the protein MPPKGKVGTKGQKQIHEENKSTVQYYSRMIYATNLIYLLIRMMWMWDSFNVTCWVLFSLAVAVYFGCIRLMHKMAEATFGPTGNLVDAGTDLNMKSGMAEHIKDVILVTIIVQVLSIFSNYFWFLWLVIPGGAFYYIWTNFLAPWIFAPAPEIDEKKQRKMERKMKRGH; this is encoded by the exons atgccG CCAAAGGGAAAAGTCGGGACCAAGGGACAGAAGCAGATCcatgaagaaaacaaaagtacagtacagtactacTCACGAATGATTTACGCAACAAATCTCATATACTTACTGATCAGAATGATGTGGATGTGGGATTCTTTCAATGTTACATGTTGG GTTTTATTCAGTCTTGCTGTTGCCGTCTATTTTGGCTGCATACGATTAATGCACAAAATGGCAGAAGCGACGTTTGGACCCACCGGTAATTTGGTCGATGCGGGTACAGATTTGAATATGAAATCTGGGATGGCAGA ACACATCAAAGACGTAATACTTGTCACAATCATCGTTCAAGTGCTGAGTATATTCTCCAACTATTTCTGGTTCCTGTGGCTGGTCATACCCGGAGGGGCGTTTTACTACATTTGGACGAATTTCCTCGCACCGTGGATATTTGCACCGGCGCCAGAAATTGATGAAAAGAAACAGAGAAAGATGGAGAGGAAGATGAAGAGAGGACATTAA